CAAGAGAAACCCGAAAAGAAGCACCAGAGTTGCAAACTTTCGCATCAGGCGTCACGCTCCTTAAGGACACGCTCTTTTTCCTGTATATCGGAGAACGCGCACACTCGGTTCCTCCCGGTTTGCTTGGCGAAGTACAGTGCCCGGTCGGCATAGGTAAAAAGGGTTGTTGCGCTTGTAGCGTTTTCCCGGCCACAGGCGCCACAGGAGATGGTCACCACCCGGGCGGTAGGACTTTGGGGGTGCGGAAAGGACCGTTCCTCCACTTCTTCTCGCAAGCGCTCCGCAATTTTTTTGGCCCCCTCCTCGTTTGCCCCAAAGCAGAGAACGACGAATTCCTCTCCCCCGAACCGGGCAACAAAATCACCACCCCGGATGGAAGCAGAAAAAAGCCCTGCAAGGAGCCGCAGGAGCTCGTCTCCTTTGTGGTGACCAAAAGCGTCGTTGTAGAGCTTGAAGTGGTCGATATCGATGACTATGAGGGCGTATGGGGTTTTGTAACGGAGGTAGTTTGCCTCCATCTCGTTCAGGCGCTGGTCGAATGCCCGACGGTTCGGAATGCCTGTGAGGGGATCGAAGAATGCCAGGCGCTCAAGCTCAGTAGCAAGCTCCTCAAGCTTTTTCGTCTTCTCTTCGAGTTCTTTCACGTACCGGCGCAGTCGCACGTGTGTTCGCACCCGCGCCAGGAGTTCCTGAGGGTGGATGGGTTTGACAAGGTAATCATTTCCCCCGACCTCGAAGCTCTTGACTCGAGCATCCTGGGTCTCGAGGGCGGTCAGGAAAATCACCGGGAGATGAACGAATTCGGGATGCATCCGGAGTTTCCGGCAAAGGGTGAACCCATCGGTGTCTGGGAGGACAATGTCAAGGAGCACTGCGTCGGCATCCTCAAGGTCCTGGCAAGCAAGAAGTGATCCCCCATCCTCTAAGGTTACCACCGAGAACCCCTCTTTTTCCAGAATATCCCGCACGAGGTAGCGGATGAATGTCGAGTCATCGACGACGATGACCTTCCCCGCCTCTTTGCTATCCATGCATTGCACACCTTCCGGTGGCACACTCTGGGGGAAGAACAAGGGAAGGCGCCGTTTCCTCCTCCTCTTCGCAGCGGATTGTTGCGGTTTCTGGAGTCCACTTCCCACAACGGCTTCCCCAGAGAGCTTTGACCCGGTCGTCCTCTTTGAGGACGACGATTTCGCAGGCGTTGGGGCAGTCGGTGCAGGTGAAGCTTCGGCTCACAAAGCTCCGTTCCACTACTGAAAACCCCTGGAAGGCGGTTTTCTCTGGGGCGTACTCCATGGCGAGAATTGCCGCTCCCCAGGCCCCCATGACTCCATGTTCTTCAGGCACAATGATGCGCTTTTTCCCTCCGAAGAAGTCCCGGAAAGCCTGCACCATTCCCTGGTTGGCAGCAACACCACCCTGGAAAACAATCGGGTCTTCGATTTTTCGGCTGGCAGCGAGATTGTTGATGAAGTTTCGGACCAAGGCTTCGCAAAGGCCCTTTACGATTTCTGCTTTACCAAAACCAAGTTGTTGCTTGTGGATCATATCCGATTCGGCAAAAACCGTACATCTCCCCGCAATTCGCACCGATTGCTTGGCCTGCAGGGCAAGCTTTCCGAATTCTTCGATGGGAACATTGAGCCGTACCGCCTGGTGTTCGAGGAATGACCCGGTTCCTGCAGCGCAAACCGTATTCATAGCAAAATCCTCAACAACTCCGTTTCGAATGATGATGAGTTTGGAGTCCTGTCCTCCGATTTCAAAGACGGTTCGCACATCAGGGACTTTGGTGATGGCTGCTACTGCATGAGCGGTGATTTCGTTCTTCACGATATCAGCGCCTACGATGACTCCTGCGAGGTGGCGGGCACTCCCGGTGGTGCCCACAGCCCGAATGACGCCCCCCTCAGGCATGCGCCGCTCGATGTACCGTAGCCCCTCTTTCAGGGCTGCAATGGGGTCGCCACTTGTCCGCAAGTAGCAGCTTGCAAGAATCCGCTTTTCCCTGTCCATGAGGACAAATTTTGTGGTTACCGAACCTACGTCAACGCCGAGAAAGAGCTCCATCGTGCTCCAGCCTCCGTTTTTTCTCCCACTTTCTCCGTTCTAAAACATCGACAAAGGCCTCCACCCTGGTCACAAGCCCTGCCTCTCCGGAGTGCTCATCAATGGCAAGGTGGAGGATAGGGAGGTCGAAGTCTCTGCTCACCGCCTGGAGAATTCCCTTGGCGACAATTTCCGGCATGCAAGTGAAGGGGTAAAGGTGCACCACCCCATCGAATCCTTCTTGGGCGTACCGTATGGCGCTTCCGACACTATCGATTCCCTCGCCACCCACAAACCTTTTGAGGTACGGTTGGGCAAGCTTCCAGGCCTCCAATTTCTCTTTGGACCTTGTGAATGGCCGAAGGGTATGGAGGATGTACTCTACGGTCGAGACGGAATTGTGCACGTAAACCCCAAGATCCCCAAGGAGTCTTTCCACATTGAAGTTCACCCGGGTTTCCTGGGCAATGTACACCTCTCCCACAATACCTACCCGCAAGAAGTCCGTTCTCCCGTTCCGGGGGAGGGAGGAGAGCTTCTCAGCAGTTTGCTCTTTCAGGATTTCGAGCTCTTCGAGACTTTTCACACGCCGGAGTGCTTCAAGCGCCCCGTCAATGACCCGATCGAGGCTTTTGGGATCCTCCACCTGGCAACGGAGGGCCCGCCGCTTTCCCTCAAGCTCCTCGGTAAAGCGGAGCACGCTCCAGCTCAGGCGCACAGCCTGGACGATTTTCGGAAGGGACAAGCGTCCTCCAGCCATGGTTTTGAGGGCCTCAAAGAAAGGACGAACTCCGTACCGAGGGTGATCAAGGAGAACGAAACGCACCTTGTACCCCAGGTCCTCGATGATCAAGCGTTGGATCTGCCCGTAGTACCCGAAGCGGCATGGTCCCACGCCGCCGACCATGAAGATGGTGTCAGCCCCCTGTTCAATCGCCTCGATGAAGTTTCCCAAGGTGACCTTAAGGGGGAAGCAGGCGTTCTGCGGAGCAAGCTTCACCCCGATTTCAATCGTCTTCTGGGTTATGGGTGGAGGAGGGACGATTTCGATGCCAAGGGTTGGGTAGAGAATCCCCAAAGCGATATCAAGGTGCAGGAGGTGTGGGAACGTAGCTCGCATGGTGAGCATTCCTCCATTCCATCATGTCCACAAAGGCCTCAAGGCGGGTGACAAGCCCTGCCTCTCCGGTGTGCTCATCAATCTCTAAGCGGAGGTAGGGAAGGGAACGCTTTTTACGCTTTACGTACCGTTCCACAACTTCCCCCACGAGGGAATCCGGTCCGCACTCAAAGGAAACAAGATGCACGAATCCCCGTACACTCGGGTCCTCTTTCTCAAGAAAGGCAAAAGCAGTACCCACGATTTCGTTAGAGATGGTCCAAAAACTTGCCTTGGGAAGCGTCCTCAGAGCCTTCCGAATTCTTTCCTCCGGAACCATGTCGGAGGTGATAACCGAGTACCCAAGGTCGTAGATTTTCCGAACGATGTTCATGTTGATGTAACTGTCGCTCAAAAGGTAGGGATGCCCAAGGAGCACGACCTTTTTCTCTTTCGGTGGGAGAGGGGGTCGTCCATCGATGAGGTTTTCCGGAAAGTATCCCTCCCCGAGCTTTCTCCGATACAGGCGGTGGGCCTCTTCAGCTCTCCGCAAGGCCCTTGCAATTTTTCGCTCATTCTCAGTAAAACGCCGTCCGAGGTTCAGGAAGCCCTCCCACCATCCCCGGATACCCCGATCCCGCATGTTCACCTCGTCATCAATTACCGCGTCTTTCTCGAGCCAGAAGAGGTTCCGCACAAGGTCTGGAAGTCCAAGGATTTTCGGGCAGTTGTACTCTCCTTTGTAGAAGCTCACCATTCGAGGGATGAAGAGGACATCGACCTTCCCAAGGAGTGCATACGCATGCCCTAAGAAGACCTTAACCGGAAAGCAGATTTCCTCAACCCCGTAGACGAGGCCGTGTTGAATAATAGCTTTATTCGAGGGTGGAGAAACCACTACCTCCACCCCAAGCTCTTCAAGGAATGTCTTCCAGAGAGCAAAGAATCGGTAAAAGAGCAAGCCCCGGGGAATGCCAACGCGCATCATCTTTCCCCCTTTCAGGTACCCCTATTATACCGTAGAACCGAGGAAAGATAAAAAGACTTCCCGGAGTCGCTCGAGTTCCTCAAGACTCACGCATTCTCTCTCTGAGTGGGCAAGGGCAAGGTCCCCCGCACCGAAGACTACACTCGGTACTCCTCGCATGGCAAGATAAGTGGCATCCGTCCAGGAGGGCATTCCCGCGTAGACAACCCCTTTTCCCTCAACCCACTTGATGGCGTCCTCAAGCCTTTTCACGACCGGGTTCTCACAGGGTATGGAGAAGGCAGGATTGGCGTCGAGAAAGGTCACCCGTACCGGGTACTCCCGCTCTAAGGCAAGGACCTTCTCCTTCATCTCCTCCACCCCATGGGGTGGAGGGAAGGGGAGGGCGCACTCGAGAACACAACGCTCTGGCACAACGTAGCTCGATTCGCCTCCCTCAATCCGTCCGAGCATGAGCTCAAGGGGTGGCAAGAAGAGAGGATGTGCTGCACAGGCAGCGACAATTTCCCTGCACCTTCGAATGATTTCCATGGCCAGGGCGATGGCATTCTGGGCTGCATGAGGGTACGCTCCATGGCCGCTCAAGCCCTCGACGGTAAAACGAACCTCTACGTCCCCAGCCAGGGCGGTGCAGAGACTGAAGCTTGTGGGCTCAAGAACGATGGCACCTTCAAAAGGCTTGTGGGGCTCGAAGTGCCAGGAACCCGCTCCAGTGGTTTCCTCTTCTGAAAAAAAGACGAGCTCCACCGGGCTTGTTGTCCGCTGCACCGCGTCAAGGAGTGCCGCAATCTGTCCCCTTGTGTCGAGGACTCCAGCCCCAAAAACGAATCCATCCCGCAGGGAGAATCCCGTGGGTCTTCCTGCATAGTGGACGTCCACATGGGTGGCAAAAAGAAAAGGGGATGACCCTCGTCGGGCATAGAGGTTCCATTTTCCGGGGTCGTACTCCTGCCAGTAGATATCCTCAAATCCACAGTCCTCTAAGAAATCCGCAATCCACCGGAGGACTGGGAACTCCTCACCGCTTGCTCCCCGAAGAAGGAGGAGCTTCTCGAGAATCTCGAGAAGGTACAGGAACACCCACCTCCTTTACCATGCGGACCCACTTTCCGTACTGACCTTTCCTTTGGAAGCCCCGGCGGAGGTAGAACGCAATGGCGTGCTCATTCTTTTCCCCAACCCAAAGGCCGATTTTTGTCCGCCCTGTCCTTTCAAGGTACTCTAAGGCGTGGGTGAAGAGCGCAGTACCAATTCCTTTCCCCTGGAAGTCAGGATCCACCACGAACTCGTGGATTTCCCCAAAGAGCTCCCCGTCTTCGCGCCATCGGGAGTGGACCCCAATGAACCCAACGGGCCGTTCTCCCCAAAACGCAACGAAGAATCCCCTTGGGTCCCCTTGCCAGAGCCAGCGGATGTACCCCTCAATTCGCTGTGGGAGATGGTACCCATACTCTGGGAGGCTTGCATATGCCCGCTCGTAGAGGGCAACAAGCTCCGGCATGAGACGATGGAGTTCGTCTTTTGTCAGGTTCGTAATGCGCAGGGTTTCCATAGCTTCCTCTATGATTGTAAACGCATCCTCATCTCTGTGGCAACAGCTTCGTAGAAACGGAAAAGGAGAGTTTCAAGGGTTTCTCTCTGGAGAGGGTCCTGGAAGAGCTTAGGATCCTCTCGGGCGAGAACCTCACGGAAACTACGAAACCCGAAGTCCTTGAGAACCACGTAGCTTCCCTCTCGAGGGAGAATGGGTTCTTCGGCGAAAAATCCCAGGCGATAACCCTGGATGGCTTGGGAGAGAAGGAAGTGCTCCCTGCTTTCGGCTCCAAGAAGAAGGAGCCCGAAGTCCACTCCCCGGCGATGGAGTTCTTCAGCGAGGAAAAAGTGTGCTTCAGGCAGGAGGTTCTCGAAGAATATTCCAAAGTCAAAGGAAAAGCGCTGTCCTGAAAGGGAAACGAAACACTCCTCAAGAACATCAAGAAGGGGAAAATAGGCGAGGAGGATTTGCAGGCACAGCTTTTCGGGGAACTCGAGAACGAAATCTTCCGAGAAACGAATGCTCCGTTCCGCGTACCGTTTCCAGGTCTCCTTCTCCCGGGGAGAGAGGGCGAAGAAGGCATCGGCAAGCTTTTTCTCGTCCCACGAGAAGGCCTCAGAACGAATGGAGTTCCGTCCATCGAAAATGCCCACGGTGTACCCAAGGCGCAGAGCTCTTTCAAGGTGGTTCTTTTCTCTTGCGCACGCGGAGGCTCCAAAAGGTCCCTTTCTTCCTCCGGTGAAGGCTCCCCACACTGCCGAGAGAATTCCTTGTTCAAGGTTTTCTTGAGAAGAAATGTGAACAAAAGGAGTCACGTCTTTTTCCCAGAGAATCCTGAAGGTTTCCGGGAAAAAGCTCAAGGTTTCCTCCTCGAGGCCCACGGCACCCTTTTCCCCAAGAGTTTGGGGAGCAAGTTCAGGAAGAACTTCTCTGAGCCATCCAAGGTTTTTGAGGGTAAAGGGGAACCGGAAGAAGCGCTTCTTGGCAAAAGCAAAGAGTACCTCACCCCCTTCAAGGGGCGGCTCCCTTTCGGTGAGTACTCCGAAAGACCACTCCCCGGGTTTCCAGAGGGGAAAAATAGTATTCCCCTTCCCCAGGAAGTAGGAGAAGGTACGAAATCCCTGCCTGCGAAGAGCTTCTAAGAGCTCCTCAGGTCTTTCCGTCATCCCTCAGAGAGGAAGCTCCTCAAGAATGGGGATGTTCTTTTCCTTGAGGACACGCTTTGCGCTCTCCAGGTCCTCGACGCGGAGCACAACGTACGCCTTTTCCCCCTGAGGAGAGACAAAGGCGTAGAGGTACTCGATGGAAATTCCGGCTCTTGTCAGGATCTCGACAACGTCGCAGAGTCCTCCTGGACGGTCTTCAACGCCCACGGCAAGGACCTCGGTAAGGGTTGCGGCAAACTGCTCCTCTTTGAGCTTTGCCACAATGGCTTCGGGATTTTCCACGATGAAGCGCAGAACCCCAAACTCTGCCGTATCCGCTAAGGACAAAGCCCTGAGATTGACACCCCACTCCTTGAGTTTTTGGAGCACCCCGTAGAGGCTTCCCGGTTTGTTCTCCAGAAACACAGAAATCTGTTTCATACCATCCCCTCTTTTTTCCGCAGGTCCAGGACCCTTTTTGCCTTTCCCTCGGTTCGGGCGAGGGACTTTGGCTCTAAGAGTTTCACTTCGCAGTGAATATTGAGCTCTGCCTTGAGACGCTCTTCGATTTGCCTTTTCAGGCGCTCAAGGACTTTCACCTCGTCGGAGAAAAACTGTGGTGCTACCTCGACCTGCACCTCGAGGAGGTCAAGGTAGTTTTCCCGCTTGACCACAATCTGGTAGTGCGGCTCTACTCCGTCAAAGCTCAAGAGGACGCTCTCAATTTGCGATGGGTACACGTTGACCCCCCGAATGATGAGCATGTCATCGGTGCGTGAAGCCACCCGTTTCATGCGCACGAGGGTTCGGCCACACTTGCAGGGTTCGTACATGAGAGCAGAGAGGTCCCCAGTTCGGTAACGGATGACTGGAGTCCCTTCCTTAGTGAGCGTGGTGAAGACGAGTTCCCCAACCTCTCCTGGGGGAAGGACTCTCCCCGTTGCGGGATCGATGATTTCAGGAAGGAAGTGGTCTTCAGAAATGTGGAGGCCACAGCGTTCCTCACACTCAAAGGCAACCCCTGGTCCAATGACCTCGCTCAGCCCGTAGATATCGCAGGCCCGGATGGGGAGTTTCCGCTCGATTTCAACTCTCATTTCCTCCGACCAGGGCTCGGCTCCAAATACCCCAAGACGGAGACGCATTGTTCTCCAGTCGATGCCATTCTCTCTTGCCACTTCTGCAAGGTACAAAGCGTACGAGGGAGTGCAGCAGATGACGGAAACTCCAAAGTCCCGCATGATTTGAATTTGCCGCAAGGTGTTTCCGGTCGACGTTGGAACAACGGTGGCGCCGAGTTTCTCCGCCCCGTAGTGGACTCCAAGACCTCCGGTGAAAAGGCCGTACCCAAAGGCAACCTGGATAACGTCCTCAGCGGTTACGCCACAGCCGCACAGCGTCCGGGCCATGAGTTCTGCCCAGAGCTCGACGTCCTTTTTCGTGTACCCAACAACGGTCGCTGTGCCTGTGGTTCCAGAAGAGGAGTGAATGCGGACAATATTCCGCATCGGTTCTGCGATGGCTCCAAAGGGATAGGCTCTTCGGAGATCGTCTTTGGTGGTGAAGGGAAGGTACTTGAGGTCTTCAAGAGAGCGAATGTCGTAGACATCTACTCCGGCGTCCTCGAGTTTCTTCCGATAGTAGGGGAGACTGTGGTATGCTCGAATGAGGACCTTTTTCAGCCGATTGAGCTGGATTTTCTCCATCTCCTCGCGGGGTAAGAGCTCAAAATATTCGTCCCAAAACGTGGGTACCACCCCCTTCCCTTTTTCATCGTGTACAATACAATAAAGACAGCAAAAAGGGAAGAGGGAAGGTAGGAGTGGGATACATGCAAGAACTCCGACTCATCTGGCGAAACGGAAAGCTCGTTGACTGGAAGGAGGCGACGACCCACGTTCTTACTCACGCGCTCCACTACGGAACCGCAGTTTTTGAGGGCATTCGCTGCTACAAGACCAAGAAGGGTCCAGCAGTCTTTCGTCTCCGGGAGCATGTGCGGCGCCTTTTTGATTCTGCCCATATCGTCAAAATGAGCATTCCCTACACCCCTCGCGAGATCGAAGAGGCCATCCTTGCAACCATACGGGCAAACGAAGTTGAAGAGTGCTACATTCGCCCGGTGGTCTTCCGAGGGTATGGGGAAATGGGTGTTGACCCAAGCCGCTGCGAAGTCGATTGCGCCATTGCTGTTTGGTGCTGGGGAGCCTACATGGGGGACAAGGCCCTCAAGGAGGGAATACGGGCAAAAATCTCTTCCTATGTTCGCATTTACGCCAACTCTGGCTCCCCTCGGGCGAAAACGAGTGCCAACTATCTCAATTCAGCTCTTGCGAAAATGGAGGCCAAAGAGCTGGGGTACGATGAGGCGATTCTCCTTGACGCCCACGGTTTTGTAGCCGAAGGAAGCGGAGAGAACATATTCTACGTCAAAGATGGTGTCCTCTACACTCCCCATCCCTACTCTATCCTCCTTGGCATCACCCGGGATACGGTCATGCGTCTTGCGGAAGACCTTGGCATTCCGGTTCGGGAAACTCTCTGCACCCGAGACGATCTCTACCTCGCCGATGAAGCCTTCTTCACGGGTACTGCAGCAGAAATTACTCCCATTGTGGAGATTGACGGGCGCAGGATTGGTGATGGGAAACCTGGTCCTCTCACGCGAAGGCTCCAGGAGGTTTTCTTCCGGGTTGTCCGGGGAGAGGAGCCAAAGTACGAGCACTGGTTGACCTACGTCGCATCGTAAGGGGGTGGAAGTATGTGCTACGTTGGGCCTCTTTCAGGGGCAATTGTGACTTCCTTTCTCTGGCGAGCCACAAGGAGCGTCCGCATCTTCTGGTTGAACCTCCTCTTTTGGGGCGGGGCGCTTTTTGGGGTCATTGACCACCTGCTCAACGGGGAGCTCTTCCTTGTCTCGGAGAATGTCGGCTGGGATCTCCTCCTTGGGGTCATCATTACCGGAGCGATTCTCCTTGCCTGGGGAGGGGTTGTGATCCTTTCCCGGAAGCATCCGGTCCTTTCCCGAATGCTTTCTTCCTGAGGATTTCCTGCCCGGATCCCGAAGGGTCCGGGCAGGGCTTAAGGTCCTATGGCCTTTCTCCTTTTTCTCTTCCACTTCTTTGTCGATTGGGCAAGTTCTTTTCCCGCACCCCTTGGTCCGTACTTTGTGAAACAGTACGGCCTTGACACGAGAACCGTCTCTATGGCCATCACTGCTTTGGGTTTCCTTGGGTCCTTGGCGCAACCGGTTT
The sequence above is a segment of the Candidatus Caldatribacterium sp. genome. Coding sequences within it:
- a CDS encoding diguanylate cyclase; this translates as MDSKEAGKVIVVDDSTFIRYLVRDILEKEGFSVVTLEDGGSLLACQDLEDADAVLLDIVLPDTDGFTLCRKLRMHPEFVHLPVIFLTALETQDARVKSFEVGGNDYLVKPIHPQELLARVRTHVRLRRYVKELEEKTKKLEELATELERLAFFDPLTGIPNRRAFDQRLNEMEANYLRYKTPYALIVIDIDHFKLYNDAFGHHKGDELLRLLAGLFSASIRGGDFVARFGGEEFVVLCFGANEEGAKKIAERLREEVEERSFPHPQSPTARVVTISCGACGRENATSATTLFTYADRALYFAKQTGRNRVCAFSDIQEKERVLKERDA
- a CDS encoding 2-hydroxyglutaryl-CoA dehydratase, which encodes MELFLGVDVGSVTTKFVLMDREKRILASCYLRTSGDPIAALKEGLRYIERRMPEGGVIRAVGTTGSARHLAGVIVGADIVKNEITAHAVAAITKVPDVRTVFEIGGQDSKLIIIRNGVVEDFAMNTVCAAGTGSFLEHQAVRLNVPIEEFGKLALQAKQSVRIAGRCTVFAESDMIHKQQLGFGKAEIVKGLCEALVRNFINNLAASRKIEDPIVFQGGVAANQGMVQAFRDFFGGKKRIIVPEEHGVMGAWGAAILAMEYAPEKTAFQGFSVVERSFVSRSFTCTDCPNACEIVVLKEDDRVKALWGSRCGKWTPETATIRCEEEEETAPSLVLPPECATGRCAMHG
- a CDS encoding M20/M25/M40 family metallo-hydrolase, whose amino-acid sequence is MFLYLLEILEKLLLLRGASGEEFPVLRWIADFLEDCGFEDIYWQEYDPGKWNLYARRGSSPFLFATHVDVHYAGRPTGFSLRDGFVFGAGVLDTRGQIAALLDAVQRTTSPVELVFFSEEETTGAGSWHFEPHKPFEGAIVLEPTSFSLCTALAGDVEVRFTVEGLSGHGAYPHAAQNAIALAMEIIRRCREIVAACAAHPLFLPPLELMLGRIEGGESSYVVPERCVLECALPFPPPHGVEEMKEKVLALEREYPVRVTFLDANPAFSIPCENPVVKRLEDAIKWVEGKGVVYAGMPSWTDATYLAMRGVPSVVFGAGDLALAHSERECVSLEELERLREVFLSFLGSTV
- a CDS encoding GNAT family N-acetyltransferase produces the protein METLRITNLTKDELHRLMPELVALYERAYASLPEYGYHLPQRIEGYIRWLWQGDPRGFFVAFWGERPVGFIGVHSRWREDGELFGEIHEFVVDPDFQGKGIGTALFTHALEYLERTGRTKIGLWVGEKNEHAIAFYLRRGFQRKGQYGKWVRMVKEVGVPVPSRDSREAPPSSGSKR
- a CDS encoding ACT domain-containing protein, which encodes MKQISVFLENKPGSLYGVLQKLKEWGVNLRALSLADTAEFGVLRFIVENPEAIVAKLKEEQFAATLTEVLAVGVEDRPGGLCDVVEILTRAGISIEYLYAFVSPQGEKAYVVLRVEDLESAKRVLKEKNIPILEELPL
- a CDS encoding phenylacetate--CoA ligase, coding for MEKIQLNRLKKVLIRAYHSLPYYRKKLEDAGVDVYDIRSLEDLKYLPFTTKDDLRRAYPFGAIAEPMRNIVRIHSSSGTTGTATVVGYTKKDVELWAELMARTLCGCGVTAEDVIQVAFGYGLFTGGLGVHYGAEKLGATVVPTSTGNTLRQIQIMRDFGVSVICCTPSYALYLAEVARENGIDWRTMRLRLGVFGAEPWSEEMRVEIERKLPIRACDIYGLSEVIGPGVAFECEERCGLHISEDHFLPEIIDPATGRVLPPGEVGELVFTTLTKEGTPVIRYRTGDLSALMYEPCKCGRTLVRMKRVASRTDDMLIIRGVNVYPSQIESVLLSFDGVEPHYQIVVKRENYLDLLEVQVEVAPQFFSDEVKVLERLKRQIEERLKAELNIHCEVKLLEPKSLARTEGKAKRVLDLRKKEGMV
- a CDS encoding branched-chain amino acid transaminase — encoded protein: MQELRLIWRNGKLVDWKEATTHVLTHALHYGTAVFEGIRCYKTKKGPAVFRLREHVRRLFDSAHIVKMSIPYTPREIEEAILATIRANEVEECYIRPVVFRGYGEMGVDPSRCEVDCAIAVWCWGAYMGDKALKEGIRAKISSYVRIYANSGSPRAKTSANYLNSALAKMEAKELGYDEAILLDAHGFVAEGSGENIFYVKDGVLYTPHPYSILLGITRDTVMRLAEDLGIPVRETLCTRDDLYLADEAFFTGTAAEITPIVEIDGRRIGDGKPGPLTRRLQEVFFRVVRGEEPKYEHWLTYVAS